Within the Pseudomonas chlororaphis subsp. aurantiaca genome, the region CCGCCGGGACAATGCTGCCGACCATGATGTACTGGGCGCCCAGGGCCTTCCAGTCACGGTAGATGACTTCGCTGGCCTGGGTCGGCAGGCTGATCATGTTCTGCTTTGGAATCGGCGAGTAGTAACCCGAGTTGCGCAGGTCGTTGCCGATGATTTCCGCCATGTCGTCGGGCAGCACGCTGCCCCCTTGCCAACCGAACGGCACTACGGCGATGGGCGTGGCCCGGTCGCTGCCACTGGTGACCAGAATGTTCTTTTCATCCGCTGTCGCTATCCCTGCCATACAGCAAATAACGACAAGCAATCCTCGAAGAAGGTTTCTCACAAGGCTAGATCCTCAGGTGTGAATGTCATCTTGAATGAACGATACGGAGCGAAATCGCTCGGCTTCATTCCCTGCATTTCTGTCAAACGTCCAATGTTCTTGACCGCAGCTACCGCCGAGGCATCGAACGGACCATCGCCGCTGGACTTGGCCACCGACACGGAAGTCACCGTACCATCCGGCAACATGCCGATTTGCAGCACGACAGTCATGTTGTTGCGCGCCGAAGGAGGACGAGCCCAGCCTTCCGCCGCACGAGCACGAATCAGATCGTCGAAACTGCCCGCGACTTCGTCGCCCTGCTCGTCCGCCAAGGCCTGCTGACGCTGCGGCGTGTCGGAAAGCAAATCAGCCAGGGCCTGGGCCTTTTTATCTTCGGCGGATTTACGCGCTGCTTCCTGAGCCTTTTTCTTGGCTGCGTCGGCGGCGGCTTTCTTCTTCGCGTCCTCGGCGACCTTCTTCTTCGCCTCGTCTGCTTCAGCTTTCTTCTTGGCGTCTTCCGCGGCTTTCTTCTTCGCGTCTTCGACTATCTTTTTCTTCGCCTCTTCAGCGGCCTTTTTCTTGGCCTCTTCTTCGGCGGCTTTCTTGGCTTCTTCTTCGGCTTTCTTTTTGGCTATATCAGCCAATTGTTTCTCTTCGGCCTTTTTCGCTTCCGCAGCTTTCTTCGCGTCGTCGGCTTTCTTGGCTTCATCAGCCTTCTTCGCCTCATCCGCTTTCTTGGCTTCGTCGGCCTTTTTCGCTTCCTCGGCTTTTTGAGCAGCCTCTTCTTTCTTTTGTTCCGCAGCCTTCACCGCTTCCTGCTCGACCTTTTTCTGCTCCATCTGTTCGACTTCGGTCTGGCGCGCGGCGGATTTCTTCGCCTCACCCGCAATCTTCTGATTGGTCTGGGTGGTCGCCTGACTTTTCGATTTCAACTGATACAGGGTCGCCTGGACGATCGGCTTGGACGGCGGCAATTCCGGCGTCATGGCAAAACTGACGAACAGCATGCCGAACACCAGAACGTGCAGGGCAATTGCCCACACGCTAGGCCAGAAGTAGCTTTCCGAGGCGGACGGCTCTCGCTGTTGCTGCATCAGGGCGCCTCGGTAATCAGGCCAACGTTACCGACGCCGGCCTTCTGCAGCCCGCCCATGGCGCCCATGACGGCACCATAGTCAACGGACTTGTCGCCGCGAATGAACACCTGGGTATGCTTGCCGCCTTCATTGCCGGCGCGAATGATCTTGGTCACGGCGTCGGTCATCTGCGGCAAGGTCATGGCCTTGTCCATCTGCTTGTCGGTGTCGACTTCACTGCCAAGGTTCCAGTAGTAGGTCTTGTCAGCCTTGATCGAAATGGTCAGGACCTGGGTGTTGTTGTCCTGCGGCAAGGCTTCGCTGGAAACCTTGGGCAGATCGACTTTCACGCCCTGATTGAGCATCGGCGCGGTCACCATGAAGATAACCAGCAGTACCAACATCACGTCGATGTAGGGCACCACGTTCATCTCGGCAACCGGCTTGCGTTTGTGGCGAACTCGGGCCATGGGGATTTACCTGCTCACTCTTCGCTGGTGTGCACTTTACGGTGCAGGATCGCCTGGAACTCGTCGGCGAAGGTGTAGTAACGGCTGATCAGGGTCTCGCCACGGGCCGCAAAGCGGTTGTAGGCGATAACGGCCGGGATCGCGGCAAACAGGCCGATCGCGGTGGCGATCAGGGCTTCGGCGATACCCGGTGCCACGGTCGCCAGGGTCGCCTGCTGGGCGCTGGCCAGGCCGCGGAAGGAGTTCATGATCCCCCAGACGGTGCCGAACAGACCGATGTACGGACTGACCGAGCCGACAGTGGCGAGGAACGGCAGGCTCTGCTCGAGCTTCTCTTCTTCGCGGGAGATGGCGACACGCATGGCACGCGCGACACCTTCCATGACCGCCTCGGGATCAACGCCCGATTGCTGGCGCAGGCGCGAGAACTCTTTGAAACCGGCACGGAAGATCTGCTCCACGCCGGAATCAGGGTCCGGGTTGCTGCCCGCCTGACGGTACAGTTTGGACAGATCGATACCCGACCAGAAGCGCTCTTCGAAGCTCTCCAGGGCGCGTCGACCGGCGCGCAGCAGGTTGCTGCGCTGAAAGATCATGATCCATGAGGTCACCGATGCGGCTACCAGGGTCAGCATTACCAACTGCACAACGATGCTGGCATTGCTGACCAAGCTCCACATGGAGGAATGGTCGACGACGTTAGCTTCCACGCTTTATCTCCTGCTCTGAGTGTGTACCCGCGCCGCTCACGTCGGCAAAGGCCGCACGTAGAGCTTCGGGAATGGCCCGGGGTTTCAAATTGTCGGTGCGCACACAGGCCACCAGAAACTGCCCTTCGCAGAGCAGTGCATTATCCGTGGCTCGCCTGACCTGCTGTTTGAAGCGCAGGCTGGCCCGGTTCAATTCGATGACTTCTGCACTTACCAGAAGCTCGTCGTCCAGTCGCGCCGGCGCGTGGTAGCGCGCTTCGCTGGAATGCACGACGAACAACAGGTTCTCCCCTGCCAGCTGCGATTGAGCAAAGCCCAGATCTCGTAGCCGCTCGGTTCGAGCCCGTTCCATAAACTTAAGGTAGTTAACGTAATACACGATGCCGCCGGCATCGGTGTCTTCGTAATAAACGCGACAACGATGTGCGAACGACCCAAGCCCGTTTTGCGCGCGCATACTCTAGTGCTTACTCCTCAGGTTGCCAATCCGGCCAGGCAACTGTTTTTCATTCTCGAACGCCTTTCTGGCGAAATAACGACAATGCCAGCCCCCTAGGACCACACACGCTGCGAATAAATCGCTGCCCAAGCGGTTATTAATCGTCCACGGCATCGAGGAATTCGTCTACCACAGGCATCTCGCCCAATCGTGACGGGATGTTAAGACCGAAATGCAGATAGGCATGCCGGGTCACCACACGGCCCCGCGGCGTACGCATGATATAGCCTTGCTGGATCAGATAGGGCTCGAGTACGTCCTCGATGGTGTGCCGCTCTTCGCTGATCGCGGCCGCCAGGCTGTCGACCCCCACCGGCCCGCCGTCGAACTTCTCGATCATGGTCAACAACAGGCGCCGGTCCTGGTGGTCGAAGCCACGCTCGTCGACATCCAGCAGGTTCAGCGCCAGGTCGGCGATGGGCTTGGTGATATGGCCCTTGGCGCGAACCTCGGCAAAATCCCGCACCCGACGCAATAAACGGTTGGCGATACGCGGCGTGCCGCGGGCGCGCCGGGCAATTTCGAAGGCGCCGTCCGGGTCCAGCGGCAAGCCGAGAATGCCGGCGGAGCGCCCGACAATGGTCGCCAGGTCCGCCGTGCTGTAGAACTCCAGGCGCTGGACGATGCCGAAGCGATCGCGCAGCGGGTTGGTCAGCATGCCCGCGCGAGTCGTCGCCCCCACCAGGGTGAACGGCGGCAGGTCGAGCTTGATCGAACGCGCCGCCGGCCCTTCGCCGATCATGATGTCCAGCTGGAAATCTTCCATGGCCGGGTACAGCACTTCCTCGACGATCGGCGACAGGCGATGGATCTCATCGATAAACAGTACGTCGTTCGGTTCGAGATTGGTCAGCAGCGCCGCCAGGTCCCCTGGGCGCTCCAGCACCGGGCCCGAGGTGCTCTTGATCGACACCCCCATCTCCTGGGCGATGATGTTGGCCAGCGTGGTCTTGCCCAGGCCTGGCGGGCCGAAGATCAGGGTGTGGTCCAGCGACTCGTTGCGTCCGCGGGCAGCCTGGATGAACAGCTCCATTTGCTCGCGCACCGTCGGCTGGCCGATGTATTCGGCCAGGCTGACGGGGCGAATCGCACGGTCCTGGACTTCCTCGCGCTCACGGGGGCCCGTGGCGGCGATCAGACGATCTGCTTCTATCACTTAAATCATTCCCTTAAGGGCGCGGCGAATCATGTCTTCACTGCTCAGGCCTTTTTCCTTGATCGCGGAAACCGCCTTGCTGGCCTCCTGCGGCTTGTAGCCCAGGGAGATCAGGGCACTGACCGCGTCGGTCTCGGCACTGGCCACCGGCATCGGCGCGTCCGGCTGGTTCGGCACCAGGGCAAACATGCTCGGCACGGTCTCCCAGGCCTTGAAGCGGTCCTTGAGCTCGACCAGCAGACGCTCCGCGGTCTTTTTACCGACCCCCGGCACCTTGGTCAGCGCCGAGGTGTCCTGCGCCTGCACGCAACGCACCAGTTCGTCGACCTCCAGGCTGGACATCAGCGCCAACGCCAGTTTCGGCCCCACGCCATTGAGGCGAATCAGTTCGCGAAAGAAGTCCCGCTCGCGCTTGCTGGCAAAGCCATAGAGTAACTGGGCATCTTCACGCACGACCAAATGGGTGTGCAGGGTGATCGGTTCGCCGACCGACGGCAGGCGATACAAGGTGGTCATGGGGACTTCCACCTCGTAACCCAGACCGTTTACATCGAGAATCAGGTGCGGCGGCTGTTTTTCAGCCAAGGTGCCGCGCAAGCGTCCAATCACGTTTCAGATCCTTAGCTCAGGCCAGAACAGGGGCCGGCGGGTCACAGAGCGAAGATCCGGGCCGGGCAGACAGGCGCGGGATGCTCCACTCATCAAATGTTTGCGCAGATGCTATCAGAGACGCAGGCGGCCGCCACGACTGCGTGCGGTACCCAGGCCGTGGGGCAGCAGGCTGGAACGGGTATGGGCATGACAGATGGCAATCGCCAGGGCGTCCGAGGCGTCGATCTGCGGCTTGCTGGTCAATTTGAGCAAGTGCATGACCATCATCTGCACCTGTTCCTTGTTGGCCCCGCCGGTGCCTGCCACGGCCTGCTTGACTTGAGTGGCGGTGTATTCGGCGATTTCCAGGCTTTCCTCGGCCCCCGCCACGATCGCCGCACCACGCGCCTGGCCCAGTTTCAGGGCCGAGTCGGCGTTACGCGCCATGAACACCTTTTCAATGCCCATGGTCACCGGACCGTAGGTCTGAATGACCTCACGAACTCCGCGATAGACGATTTGCAGCCGCTCATGCAGCTCGCCGGCGCCCGTGCGAATACAGCCCGAAGCCACGTACACGCAGCCACGCCCGGTATCACGTACCACGCCGTAACCGGTGATACGCGAACCCGGGTCGATACCAAGAATAAGAGTCATAACGCCTGCAAAGAGAAAATTCGGTTGCCTAAGGTAACGCCGGAAGAAGCCGGAAAAACAAAAAATCGCAGCCTTCGACAGCTCCCCTACAGGTACAGCGTAACCCTGTGTGTAAAGGGGGGGAAACCGCCGAAGGCTGCGATCCTTTATCGCGCTATCCGCATCAGCCGAGTTGCTCGGCCACCGACTGGGGAATATCCGCGTTGGAGTAGACGTTCTGCACATCGTCCAGGTCTTCGAGCATGTCGATCAGCTTGAGGACCTTCTCGGCGCCTTCCAGATCCAGCTCGGCGCTGGTGGTCGGCTGCATGACGATCTCCGCATCGTCGCCCTTGAAACCGGCCTCTTCGAGTGCGTTACGTACCGCATAGAAGCCAGTGAACGAGGTAAACACATCGATCGAGCCGTCTTCGTGAACAACCACGTCATCGGCGTCGGCTTCCAACGCCGCATCGGTCAGTGCATCCTCATCGACGCCCGGTGCAAAGCTGATCTGCCCCTTGCGTTCGAACAGATACGCTACCGAACCGTCGGTGCCAAGGTTGCCGCCACATTTGCTGAACGCATGGCGCACGGCAGCCGCGGTACGGTTGCGGTTGTCGGTCATGCACTCGACCATCACCGCGACGCCGCCCGGGCCATAACCCTCATAGGTCAGCTCTTCGACGTTGTCGGCCTCGGTCGCACCAGCGCCACGGGCGATGGCGCGATCGATGATGTCGCGGCTCATGTTCGCGCCCAGGGCCTTGTCCAGGGCCAGACGCAGACGCGGGTTGGAACCCGGATCGCCACCGCCCTGACGAGCGGCGACCGTCAGCTCACGGATCCACTTGGTGAAAATCTTGCCTCTCTTGGCATCCTGACGCTCTTTGCGGTGCTTGATGTTCGCCCACTTGGAATGACCTGCCATAACGCGCTCCAAATTCTCTTTGAAACATTGCCCGCAACGCCTGTAACGGCGGGCGGGCAACAAATATCTCGACCCAATAGAAAAAGGCGCATCCGCAGATGCGCCTTCAGGTCGGCCTTACTCAGCCTTTGGCTGTTCGCGCAGGCGGATGTGCAGCTCGCGCAGCGCCTTGGCGTCGACCAGGCCAGGAGCCTGGGTCATCACGCAAGCGGCGCTCTGGGTTTTCGGGAAAGCAATCACTTCACGAATCGACTGAGCGCCGGTCATCAGCATCACCAGACGGTCCAGACCGAACGCCAGGCCGCCGTGCGGCGGTGCACCGTACTTCAGGGCATCGAGCAGGAAGCCGAACTTCTCTTCCTGCTCCGCTTCATCAATGCCCAGCAGACGGAATACCGCCTGTTGCATTTCCTTGCGATGGATACGGATCGAACCGCCACCCAGCTCGGTACCGTTGAGCACCATGTCGTAGGCACGGGACAGCGCGGTCGCCGGGTTGGCTTCCAGCTCCTGTGGCGAGCACTTCGGCGCGGTGAACGGGTGGTGCAAGGCGGTGAAACTGCCGTCGTCGTTTTCTTCGAACATCGGGAAATCGACAACCCACAGCGGCGCCCATTCGCAGGTCAGCAGGTTCAGGTCGTGACCGAGCTTGATCCGCAGCGCGCCCAGGGCCTCGCTGACGATCTTGGCCTTGTCGGCGCCGAAGAACACGATGTCGCCGTCGACCGCACCCACGCGATCGAGGATCACGTTCAGGTTGGCTTCCGGGATGTTCTTGACGATTGGCGACTGCAGGCCTTCAACGCCCTTGGCGCGCTCGTTGACCTTGATGTAGGCCAGGCCCTTGGCACCGTAGATGCCGACGAACTTGGTGTAGTCGTCGATCTTGCTGCGCGGCATGCTCGCCCCGCCTGGAACGCGCAAGGCGGCCACACGGCTTTTCGGGTCGTTGGCCGGGCCGCTGAACACCTTGAATTCGACTTCCTTGAGCTGGTCGGCAACGTCCACCAGTTCCAGCGGGATGCGCAGGTCCGGCTTGTCGGAACCGTAGCGACGCATGGCCTCTTCAAAGGTCATGTGCGGGAACTCACCGAACTCCAGATCCAGCACTTCCTTGAACAGGTTGCGGATCATGCCTTCGGTCAGGCCCATGATGTCTTTTTCATCGAGGAAGCTGGTTTCGATGTCGATCTGAGTGAACTCGGGCTGACGGTCGGCACGCAGGTCTTCGTCGCGGAAGCATTTGGCGATCTGGTAGTAGCGGTCGAAGCCGGCGACCATCAGCAGTTGCTTGAACAGCTGTGGCGACTGCGGCAGAGCGAAGAAGCTGCCCGCGTGGGTACGGCTCGGCACCAGATAGTCACGTGCGCCTTCAGGGGTGGCACGGGTCAGGATCGGGGTTTCGACATCGAGGAAACCGTTCTCGTCCAGGTAGCGACGGATGCTGGTGGTCATGCGCGAACGCAGGCGCAGCTTCTCGGCCATTTCCGGACGGCGCAGGTCGATGAAGCGATAGCGCAGGCGGGTTTCTTCGCCCACGTCGGAGTATTCGTTGAGCGGGAACGGCGGGGTTTCCGCTTCGTTCAGCACTTCCAGCTGGTAGCCCAGGACTTCGATCATGCCCGAAGCCATGTTGGCGTTGCCGGCACCGGCCGGACGCAGGCGCACCTTGCCGGTGATCTTGACCACGTATTCGCTGCGCACACGGTCGGCGGCGGCGAAGGTTTCAGCGCGGTCCGGGTCGAACACCACCTGGGCCAGGCCTTCACGATCACGGATATCGAGGAAGATCACTCCGCCATGGTCGCGACGACGGTGGACCCATCCGCAAAGGGTAACTTCCTGACCTTCCAGGCTTTCGTTCAGTTGGCCGCAATAATGGCTGCGCATCATGGTAGTGGTTTCACTTCTCGTAATTCGAAATTCGATGGGAGGCCTTGCGCACCTCGGGGTACCGGATAATGCAAGAGCTCGCGCGTGTCGTTCAACTTAATCAGCTTTGTCGCCACCGGCCAGGTTCTTCTTGGCGCCGGTCTTGAAGTCGGTCTCATACCAGCCCGAACCGCTGAGGCGGAAACCTGGCATGGACAGCATTTTTTTCAGCTCGGGCGCCTGGCAGGCAGGGCAATCGACCAACGCAGGTGCGCTGATCTTTTGAATGGCTTCCAGCTGATGACCACAGGAAGCACATTGGTAGTCGTACATGGGCATGAGAGCGTCTCGGCGTACTTAACGTCTGGCTTAACCCGTGCCGAGGCCCGGGTTATATAGCAAAGGGCGGGATTATATCCATTAAATCGGCCCTGTGCAGCCGTATGACGGCACCGATAGACCACCACCCGCCGAAACAAAGCCAGCGCCCGACCGCCATGCCCCAGCCATCGGCCTGAGGACGAACCGCCATGATCGGGCGACAAATCATGCCCCATAAAGGCAAATGGCGCCGATAACGGCGCCATTCGGTCTGCGGGATTATTGCTCGCTCAACAGCGAGCGCAGCATCCACGCGGTTTTCTCATGCACCTGCATCCGCTGGGTCAGCAGGTCCGCGGTGGGTTCGTCGCTGACCTTGTCGATGATCGGGAAAATGCCACGGGCAGTGCGGGTCACCGCTTCCTGTCCCGCCACCAGTTGCTTGATCATCTCATCGGCGCTTGGCACGCCCTCTTCTTCCTTGATCGAAGAAAGACGCGCGTAGATGGAATAGGCACCTGGCGCCGGGAACCCCAGGGCGCGGATACGCTCGGCGATCAGGTCCACCGCCAGCGCCAGTTCGTTGTATTGCTCCTCGAACATCAGGTGCAGCGTACGGAACTGCGGCCCCGTGACGTTCCAGTGGAAATTATGGGTCTTCAGATACAGCACATAAGTATCTGAAAGCAGGCGAGAGAGCCCCTCCACGATGGATTTGCGGTCTTCTGCGCTGATACCGATATCGATTGCCATGTCTATCTCCGTTAGCACATTGAATTCAACAGGTCAGGTACCGGACCACTCTAGCAAGACTGCCCTGCACCCGCAGCCCGGGATTGTCCGAGACCGTGCGACAGATTGCCCCCCCGAGCGGGCGACCAGTACCTGCAAGAAAGCCCACGCCGGTTGTGACTCGCCTGAGAAGCCACCGTTCCCCATTTTTTAGGTGCTAGCTCTCTAGAACAATGCTTTGCCCGATAGTCCGGTATTCCCTCAGGACAATCCGGACTTTCTCCCTTCACCCAGCCACAGCACCTGATTTGAGAAGGCCTGGGCTTTGCTGTTAAATAGAGGACGTGTCGCTGTTGCCTATTTCTCGGCCTCAGCGCATAGGCTGATCCCGCGCACGTGCTCACCGCCTCCCATTGTTCAGAAGCGAACCGTGCACGCTCAGCTCTTCCTTGTGATCCGTCTTAACGTGAGTTCATTAAAATGTTGAAAATCGTCCACCTGCTAACGGGCGCAGCAGCCTTGCTGCTGTCCTTTATCCCTAGCCTGCGATCCGAAGCCGTTCCCTTCCTGCAACAACCCGATGCTCTTTACCTGGCCTTTTTCGGCCTGCTCAACCTGACACTGGCTCCGGTTATCCCCTACTGGAACAAAGGCCCGCGTCACCAACTGCAAAACCTGGTCAGCGCGCTTCTGGTGCTGGCGGTGGTCTTGCAGACCTTGACCCTGCTGGCACCGATGCCGGTTATCGCAGGTCAACCGGCTGTGCTGTTCAGCCTGCTGACCGCAGCGATTGCCGTTCTTCTGCACCTGGCCGTCAGCTTCTACAAATCGTCTCCTTCGGCTAGCACTTCGCAAACCTACGACATGAGCAATCGCGATACCGGCACCGTCAAGTGGTTCAACACTTCGAAGGGTTTCGGCTTCATCTCTCGCGACTCCGGCGATGATATCTTCGTGCATTTCCGCGCCATCCGTGGCGAAGGTCACCGCGTCCTGGTGGAAGGCCAGCGCGTGGAGTTCTCTGTCATGAATCGCGACAAGGGCCTGCAAGCCGAAGACGTGATTGCGGCACTGCCACGCCGCTGATTCACGCCCATGAAAAAACCGCGACGCAGCCATGCTGCTCGCGGTTTTTTATTGCCTGAACGGCAGACCGTCCGCGCTCAGTAATGTGGCGGCGGAGCCTCTTCTTCGAATGACTCGAACTGCCCCACCATTTCCTCCTGACGCTTGAGCAAGGCGGCCATCTGCAACTGCAGGCGCTCGACCACCCGCTGCTGCTCGACCAGTACGTCGTTCAGGGCTTGAATGGTGTCATCCTGAAAAGCCAATCGGCTTTCCAGATCGGTTACCCGTTCTTCCAGG harbors:
- the ruvB gene encoding Holliday junction branch migration DNA helicase RuvB, which encodes MIEADRLIAATGPREREEVQDRAIRPVSLAEYIGQPTVREQMELFIQAARGRNESLDHTLIFGPPGLGKTTLANIIAQEMGVSIKSTSGPVLERPGDLAALLTNLEPNDVLFIDEIHRLSPIVEEVLYPAMEDFQLDIMIGEGPAARSIKLDLPPFTLVGATTRAGMLTNPLRDRFGIVQRLEFYSTADLATIVGRSAGILGLPLDPDGAFEIARRARGTPRIANRLLRRVRDFAEVRAKGHITKPIADLALNLLDVDERGFDHQDRRLLLTMIEKFDGGPVGVDSLAAAISEERHTIEDVLEPYLIQQGYIMRTPRGRVVTRHAYLHFGLNIPSRLGEMPVVDEFLDAVDD
- the tolQ gene encoding protein TolQ, with product MEANVVDHSSMWSLVSNASIVVQLVMLTLVAASVTSWIMIFQRSNLLRAGRRALESFEERFWSGIDLSKLYRQAGSNPDPDSGVEQIFRAGFKEFSRLRQQSGVDPEAVMEGVARAMRVAISREEEKLEQSLPFLATVGSVSPYIGLFGTVWGIMNSFRGLASAQQATLATVAPGIAEALIATAIGLFAAIPAVIAYNRFAARGETLISRYYTFADEFQAILHRKVHTSEE
- the tolA gene encoding cell envelope integrity protein TolA, which codes for MQQQREPSASESYFWPSVWAIALHVLVFGMLFVSFAMTPELPPSKPIVQATLYQLKSKSQATTQTNQKIAGEAKKSAARQTEVEQMEQKKVEQEAVKAAEQKKEEAAQKAEEAKKADEAKKADEAKKADEAKKADDAKKAAEAKKAEEKQLADIAKKKAEEEAKKAAEEEAKKKAAEEAKKKIVEDAKKKAAEDAKKKAEADEAKKKVAEDAKKKAAADAAKKKAQEAARKSAEDKKAQALADLLSDTPQRQQALADEQGDEVAGSFDDLIRARAAEGWARPPSARNNMTVVLQIGMLPDGTVTSVSVAKSSGDGPFDASAVAAVKNIGRLTEMQGMKPSDFAPYRSFKMTFTPEDLAL
- a CDS encoding FmdB family zinc ribbon protein, coding for MPMYDYQCASCGHQLEAIQKISAPALVDCPACQAPELKKMLSMPGFRLSGSGWYETDFKTGAKKNLAGGDKAD
- the tolR gene encoding protein TolR, whose translation is MARVRHKRKPVAEMNVVPYIDVMLVLLVIFMVTAPMLNQGVKVDLPKVSSEALPQDNNTQVLTISIKADKTYYWNLGSEVDTDKQMDKAMTLPQMTDAVTKIIRAGNEGGKHTQVFIRGDKSVDYGAVMGAMGGLQKAGVGNVGLITEAP
- a CDS encoding YebC/PmpR family DNA-binding transcriptional regulator; amino-acid sequence: MAGHSKWANIKHRKERQDAKRGKIFTKWIRELTVAARQGGGDPGSNPRLRLALDKALGANMSRDIIDRAIARGAGATEADNVEELTYEGYGPGGVAVMVECMTDNRNRTAAAVRHAFSKCGGNLGTDGSVAYLFERKGQISFAPGVDEDALTDAALEADADDVVVHEDGSIDVFTSFTGFYAVRNALEEAGFKGDDAEIVMQPTTSAELDLEGAEKVLKLIDMLEDLDDVQNVYSNADIPQSVAEQLG
- a CDS encoding SlyX family protein is translated as MSLEERVTDLESRLAFQDDTIQALNDVLVEQQRVVERLQLQMAALLKRQEEMVGQFESFEEEAPPPHY
- the ruvA gene encoding Holliday junction branch migration protein RuvA, with the protein product MIGRLRGTLAEKQPPHLILDVNGLGYEVEVPMTTLYRLPSVGEPITLHTHLVVREDAQLLYGFASKRERDFFRELIRLNGVGPKLALALMSSLEVDELVRCVQAQDTSALTKVPGVGKKTAERLLVELKDRFKAWETVPSMFALVPNQPDAPMPVASAETDAVSALISLGYKPQEASKAVSAIKEKGLSSEDMIRRALKGMI
- the ruvC gene encoding crossover junction endodeoxyribonuclease RuvC — encoded protein: MTLILGIDPGSRITGYGVVRDTGRGCVYVASGCIRTGAGELHERLQIVYRGVREVIQTYGPVTMGIEKVFMARNADSALKLGQARGAAIVAGAEESLEIAEYTATQVKQAVAGTGGANKEQVQMMVMHLLKLTSKPQIDASDALAIAICHAHTRSSLLPHGLGTARSRGGRLRL
- a CDS encoding cold-shock protein; this translates as MLKIVHLLTGAAALLLSFIPSLRSEAVPFLQQPDALYLAFFGLLNLTLAPVIPYWNKGPRHQLQNLVSALLVLAVVLQTLTLLAPMPVIAGQPAVLFSLLTAAIAVLLHLAVSFYKSSPSASTSQTYDMSNRDTGTVKWFNTSKGFGFISRDSGDDIFVHFRAIRGEGHRVLVEGQRVEFSVMNRDKGLQAEDVIAALPRR
- a CDS encoding Dps family protein — encoded protein: MAIDIGISAEDRKSIVEGLSRLLSDTYVLYLKTHNFHWNVTGPQFRTLHLMFEEQYNELALAVDLIAERIRALGFPAPGAYSIYARLSSIKEEEGVPSADEMIKQLVAGQEAVTRTARGIFPIIDKVSDEPTADLLTQRMQVHEKTAWMLRSLLSEQ
- the aspS gene encoding aspartate--tRNA ligase yields the protein MMRSHYCGQLNESLEGQEVTLCGWVHRRRDHGGVIFLDIRDREGLAQVVFDPDRAETFAAADRVRSEYVVKITGKVRLRPAGAGNANMASGMIEVLGYQLEVLNEAETPPFPLNEYSDVGEETRLRYRFIDLRRPEMAEKLRLRSRMTTSIRRYLDENGFLDVETPILTRATPEGARDYLVPSRTHAGSFFALPQSPQLFKQLLMVAGFDRYYQIAKCFRDEDLRADRQPEFTQIDIETSFLDEKDIMGLTEGMIRNLFKEVLDLEFGEFPHMTFEEAMRRYGSDKPDLRIPLELVDVADQLKEVEFKVFSGPANDPKSRVAALRVPGGASMPRSKIDDYTKFVGIYGAKGLAYIKVNERAKGVEGLQSPIVKNIPEANLNVILDRVGAVDGDIVFFGADKAKIVSEALGALRIKLGHDLNLLTCEWAPLWVVDFPMFEENDDGSFTALHHPFTAPKCSPQELEANPATALSRAYDMVLNGTELGGGSIRIHRKEMQQAVFRLLGIDEAEQEEKFGFLLDALKYGAPPHGGLAFGLDRLVMLMTGAQSIREVIAFPKTQSAACVMTQAPGLVDAKALRELHIRLREQPKAE
- the ybgC gene encoding tol-pal system-associated acyl-CoA thioesterase, with amino-acid sequence MRAQNGLGSFAHRCRVYYEDTDAGGIVYYVNYLKFMERARTERLRDLGFAQSQLAGENLLFVVHSSEARYHAPARLDDELLVSAEVIELNRASLRFKQQVRRATDNALLCEGQFLVACVRTDNLKPRAIPEALRAAFADVSGAGTHSEQEIKRGS